A window from Pararge aegeria chromosome 6, ilParAegt1.1, whole genome shotgun sequence encodes these proteins:
- the LOC120624737 gene encoding nucleosome-remodeling factor subunit NURF301 codes for MMTGRGAKKRGRPPKSGSFEKNRKFQYHLLKKPKYLQSQNVSGSLASTPSASRATSPQGSDTSKRSTRKQRGGKSHKSKRGGLSNAYSRRGYNPQAADYHESEYHYGSDFGDEYSDRSEGEEDRGSESTEASVAEGAASDSDFSISSYGSTAGTPRKSSNNLLRPLSPDPLWLQEERQIPPLVLPPSSDDLIISHNLVLQIVGIYEVIRHFRHLVRLSPFRLEDLCAAVSCEDQSNLLIEVHIMLLKALLREEDAQQTHFGPLDHKDSVNITLFLLDTMTWPEVLRVYVESDKSFDQNISRILNSCEYPFTIVEDRVAVLQFMCNQFLITNPVRDDLISEVPIHYDDHCRVCHRLGDLLCCETCPAVFHLECVDPPLVNVPSEDWQCVLCKQHKTIGVTDCLPDAERQGLLCRHEHLGFDRHGRKYWFIARRIFVEAENGDVWYYSTSQQFQELLEVLDAREMEAPLVRELLEMKQEISRQMDITERLTDQVKGNRKSYLEVENSNIIKQKKAKEQNNQYGQNIDMKLSEKQNHSLVSDVDVENEITVTSDDPIKEDNDDNTDDNETKKNKNSCTPKIKSLINKKTEDVTDRVTRLKSNQLSNGTYLFKLGNENTFKTYINQYTSNPLALNKPQRNEERDKKRYISHKFSLSSGQEFKWVGLLNGTKPLLVATLRQTLLQLESNIVQQFMHPNWTLLRKPWVQAVQLCQAPRDFARALCVLQACVKNVVWVPAWHEQLGHVRLIRTTASEREERKKLDKREKKERDEEEERYRTAYNFVKYSLGLRHQVWKQKGEEYRIHGQWGWLWNSATRKQKKHNSNLKLSLSHGPAKITVRVREGNILKVLAVEPKTYEYLTSNDYADKDVTSTLPASMRNMELEKETEDFEEIDVEKALSSSTRRYYPKIGKKSKLDDFLARRTYLKFMEEKKLGNMLNNIKKEETEIKSEEDRNIDVENEEPEAEMPNIDPGSDSKTLICASKNVNSVKEKYQNLSNITKHYRCYSEGCNRSESSDKLSGFKVECYSPICIEKGQLLNQLLSLIKDDTNNSFLLTDLKEKSKISILEQYLLGKSTTSSENIVSDLLSAVACAQECDNKNSDCFVKRKSRDGDVSNLKMEKHEIDSSISLIKTESTLDECSVPAIGNEMDIDITSNSNEENDVEIGPLKELTDHELDEKDKNTEGRPPIPKLKITRGKSAKTASNSSGTPLNSRGKNSSYECSMKADKDAVKPKYRAIINRRFGLTRNVKKEDKIKEEKTDSAVTRIYSTDNPSGKVYLKRVQTVAVEKKKKRTPVKYPLCSSFHTKSKAKTILVLPHHELKKLCRQAGHSTIAGFSLSAKANQLVWPYPCARPLFKTCWLYRTVNLQWLASAALQLRIMWACLRWDDMSAKPTTADGKHQLTTDTEIVSLELLKHRHIGQFSERTQYLRRKVVIPLELPKTVREVTSIRSGLRKRKRAESPQNTEPQVSEEWVDEEKLDLWEVRQYGERAERVTPVTRTSTGKLPQRSVASAPANAADLKDKMEQQLREQRAAHQQKRALEQEKSKSTPNQISGKSTLTSLLTSNATTPTGQKTVIGTRRIIMTKGADGTTRVISQPISSSGKSVLASEAAKMSAPPQKDGPQKVQIIRAPDGKITVRGLLPGQQLIQMPDGKLHVVMPGQQGIAGQLVAASPAPVKTETDTPSTDSADRNNTQIKNNSDIASSTSRNTAPTTTQTIVSSGRHIVVQPAQQVVVQSPQVVMQSPQQVVVQAGARTPGPPRVQPVQTMLVQGQLMQRAPAPQRTPAPRLRPAAAQQIVVNNPALVQQIAAGKIQLATVNGQQVLIRPTGNNQAQIVAHIGQSPMPTPVPALAPSPAPMPSPAPAQPAAARPAPPPAASPVQQQLSEDEMTEKRLLAGQPPGTVIKTVTAQVMQTSSGPSIVLQGLHGYSLTPQQLALVQHQVKQQLLKAQESTGKQGMLGPRKMYLAVHPSPTAQPLAPTPAPLAPLAPLASLVPPVPPLQDGKADDKKIQRPPLLNGEDHVAEAVSQKEAIPSKLEDISENNTKTDIVNAVHGGNHSHNKFVLTPDYIQQTIKSALKQENLNPEIEEKLLQLQRYQEKQMKPEVQVEREVRAIAVRSPSPPPPPPRRRGPSRHEDDDDEWVEISPRKRSRMSRAPTPPPTTPPAPAQPSVPAPTPAPAPVPAASPVRPPARVPPVVTAPATPTTPAPVSPLAAPEERRRAASTHSRLLLLFKHKEMLKKDIIKKRGLLEKELGVEIQKELSAELALRTRAERSKQEEVRGGTGIPGGAPGSVGGGKRRTASMSARDNKPSNAKKSSKKEKLLCVCRTPYDNTKFYVGCEHCSNWFHGDCVGVTEEMSKSMEEYVCAECRRAEETQELYCLCRQPYDNSQFYICCDRCQDWFHGRCVGILQSEADNIDEYICPNCQKNNSVNFANMKELTAKDFENLKRLIKQIQLHKNAWPFMEPVDPREAPTYYKVIKEPMDLQTVERKVNDQTYSTLSDFIGDMTKIFDNCRYFNPKDSEFYRCAEGLEAFFAQKIKYFREKLFESTQ; via the exons ATGATGACGGGAAGGGGGGCGAAAAAACGCGGGAGGCCCCCGAAATCCGGAAGTTTTGAAAAGAATAGGAAATTTCAAtatcatttattgaaaaaaccaaaatatttacaatCTCAAAATGTTTCTGGTTCTCTGGCGAGTACACCTTCTGCGTCCAGAGCAACGTCGCCACAAGGAAGTGATACTAGCAAACGTAGTACGAGAAAACAAAGAGGTGGCAAATCGCATAAAAGTAAAAGAGGTGGTCTATCAAATGCATATTCGCGTAGAGGATACAATCCTCAAGCAGCTGATTATCATGAATCAGAATATCATTATGGATCAGATTTTGGGGATGAATACAGTGACAGATCTGAAGGTGAAGAAGATCGCGGCAGTGAAAGCACCGAAGCCTCTGTTGCTGAAGGTGCTGCTAGTGATAGTGATTTTTCTATCAGCAGTTATGGTTCAACAGCAGGGACTCCTCGAAAATCAAGCAATAATCTGTTAAGGCCTCTCAGCCCTGACCCTCTTTGGCTGCAAGAAGAACGTCAGATTCCTCCATTGGTGCTCCCTCCATCATCAgatgatttaataatttctcataatttagttttacaaaTAGTAGGCATATATGAAGTGATACGCCATTTCAGACATTTGGTGAGATTATCTCCATTTAGATTAGAAGACCTCTGTGCAGCTGTTAGCTGTGAGGATCAAAGCAATTTGCTCATAGAAGTACACATTATGTTGCTTAAAGCTTTACTTAGAGAAGAAGATGCCCAGCAAACTCATTTTGGACCTTTGGATCATAAAGACAGTGTCAATATTACTCTTTTTCTATTAGATACTATGACATGGCCAGAAGTTTTAAGAGTATATGTAGAGAGTGATAAATCTTTTGATCAAAATATATCAAGAATCTTGAATTCCTGTGAATATCCTTTTACCATAGTTGAGGACAGAGTGGCAGTCCTTCAGTTCATGTGtaatcaatttttaattacaaatccAGTGAGAGATGATCTTATAAGTGAAG ttcCTATACATTATGATGATCACTGTAGAGTATGTCATCGCTTGGGAGATCTGCTTTGCTGTGAAACTTGCCCAGCAGTTTTTCATCTTGAGTGTGTTGATCCACCATTAGTGAATGTTCCATCTGAAGATTGGCAGTGTGTTTTATGTAAGCAACACAAAACAATTGGTGTAACTGATTGCTTACCTGATGCTGAAAGACAAGGTTTACTATGTCGCCATGAACATCTTGGGTTTGATAGACATGGCCGAAAGTATTGGTTTATTGCTAGACGTATATTTGT AGAGGCTGAAAATGGGGATGTTTGGTACTATAGTACTAGCCAGCAATTTCAAGAACTTCTTGAAGTATTAGATGCACGTGAAATGGAAGCACCATTAGTAAGGGAACTTTTAGAAATGAAACAAGAAATATCAAGACAAATGGATATAACTGAGAGGTTGACAGACCAAGTCAAAGGAAATCGTAAGTCTTATTTAGAAGTTGagaattcaaatattataaaacaaaaaaaagcaaaagaacaaAATAACCAGTATGGACAAAATATTGATATGAAATTGAGTGAAAAACAGAACCATTCATTAGTTTCTGATGTAGATGTTGAAAATGAAATAACTGTAACAAGTGATGATCCAATTAAAGAGGATAATGATGACAATactgatgataatgaaacaaaaaaaaataaaaacagttgcACACCTAAAATTAAATCTCTCATAAATAAGAAGACTGAAGATG TTACAGATAGGGTGACAAGGTTGAAGTCAAATCAGCTTTCTAATGGGACATATCTATTTAAATTAGGAAacgaaaatacttttaaaacctatataaatcaatatacaAGTAACCCATTGGCATTGAATAAGCCTCAAAGAAATGAAGAAAGGGACAAGAAGCGGTATATTTCACATAAATTTTCTTTGTCATCTGGGCAAGAGTTTAAATGGGTTGGTCTTCTGaatg GGACAAAGCCTTTACTTGTGGCTACATTAAGACAGACATTGCTTCAGCTGGAATCTAATATAGTGCAACAATTTATGCATCCCAATTGGACATTGCTGCGAAAACCTTGGGTACAGGCTGTTCAACTCTGCCAAGCACCTCGTGATTTTGCTAGAGCTCTTTGTGTCCTACAG GCATGTGTAAAAAATGTTGTCTGGGTGCCAGCATGGCATGAACAATTGGGTCATGTGCGCCTCATTCGTACCACTGCTTCAGAAAGAGAAGAGCGGAAAAAACTAGacaaaagagaaaaaaaggAGAGAGATGAAGAGGAAGAACGTTATAGAACTGCATACAATTTTGTCAAGTACTCCTTAGGACTGCGACATCAA gTTTGGAAACAAAAAGGAGAAGAATATCGAATTCATGGCCAATGGGGTTggttatggaattccgcaacaAGGAAGCAAAAGAAAcacaattcaaatttaaaattgagcCTAAGTCATGGTCCAGCGAAAATAACTGTCAGGGTCAGAGAAGGAAATATATTGAAAGTACTAGCAGTGGAACCTAAAACTTATGAATATTTGACTTCAAATGATTATGCAGATAAGGATGTCACATCAACGT taCCTGCTTCAATGAGAAATATGGAATTGGAAAAGGAAACTGAAGATTTTGAAGAGATTGATGTGGAAAAAGCACTGAGTTCCTCGACAAGAAGATATTATcctaaaataggaaaaaaatctaaattggaTGATTTTTTAGCTCGTCGtacgtatttaaaatttatggaGGAAAAAAAGCTCGGTAATATGttgaacaatataaaaaaagaagaaacagaGATAAAAAGTGAGGAAGATAGAAATATAGATGTAGAGAATGAGGAGCCTGAAGCGGAAATGCCTAATATAGATCCAGGCAGTGATAGTAAAACTTTAATATGTGCTTCGAAAAACGTCAATTCTGtgaaagaaaaatatcaaaatcttAGTAATATAACAAAACATTATAGATGTTACTCAGAAGGGTGTAACCGATCAGAGTCATCTGACAAGCTGTCAGGCTTCAAAGTTGAGTGCTACTCGCCTATATGTATTGAAAAAGGACAACTTTTAAATCAGTTATTGTCTTTAATAAAAGATGATACGAATAATTCATTTTTACTGACTGATTTAAAGGAAAAAAgcaaaatatcaatattagaaCAATATTTACTAGGTAAATCTACAACTTCCAGTGAAAACATAGTGTCAGATTTACTATCTGCAGTAGCATGTGCACAGGAATGTGACAATAAAAATTCTGACTGCTTTGTTAAAAGAAAATCTAGAGATGGTGAtgttagtaatttaaaaatggaaaagcATGAGATCGATAGTAGTATATCGCTTATTAAAACAGAGAGCACACTCGACGAATGTTCCGTCCCTGCAATCGGAAATGAAATGGACATTGATATAACTAGTAACAGTAACGAAGAAAATGACGTGGAAATAGGCCCACTAAAAGAACTTACCGATCATGAACTGGATGAAAAAGATAAGAACACTGAAGGACGTCCACCCATACCTAAACTAAAGATAACTCGCGGTAAATCTGCGAAAACGGCGTCTAATTCTAGTGGTACTCCATTGAATAGTAGAGGGAAGAATTCCTCTTATGAATGTTCAATGAAAGCAGACAAAGATGCTGTCAAACCGAAATATCGTGCTATCATCAATAGGCGGTTTGGATTAACCCGAAATGTAAAGAAAgaagacaaaataaaagaagaaaagacCGATAGTGCTGTCACAAGAATTTATTCAACTGACAATCCAAGTGGAAAAGTTTACTTGAAACGTGTTCAAACAGTGGCAGtcgaaaagaaaaagaaaaggacCCCTGTAAAATATCCTCTTTGCTCCTCATTCCATACTAAAAGCAAAGCTAAAACTATATTGGTTTTGCCTCACCATGAATTGAAAAAGTTATGCAGACAAGCAGGGCATAGCACTATTGCTGGTTTCAGTCTAAGTGCTAAAGCCAATCAGCTTGTATGGCCGTATCCTTGTGCGAGGCCTCTTTTTAAAACGTGTTGGCTTTATCGTACTGTTAACTTACAGTGGTTAGCTAGTGCAGCTCTGCAATTGCGTATAATGTGGGCTTGCTTGCGATGGGACGATATGTCTGCGAAGCCTACCACTGCCGATGGAAAACATCAACTTACGACGGATACCGAGATTGTTTCGCTGGAATTGCTAAAGCATCGTCACATTGGGCAGTTTTCAGAACGAACCCAATATCTTCGTCGAAAAGTAGTAATACCACTGGAGTTACCAAAAACTGTGCGCGAGGTAACCTCTATACGAAGCGgtttaagaaaaagaaaacgagCAGAATCACCTCAAAATACTGAACCGcag GTATCAGAAGAATGGGTGGATGAAGAAAAGCTTGACCTATGGGAAGTGCGTCAATACGGCGAGCGAGCGGAGAGAGTAACTCCGGTCACCCGCACGTCAACCGGCAAGTTGCCTCAGCGTAGCGTTGCTTCGGCGCCGGCCAACGCGGCAGACCTCAAAGACAAGATGGAACAACAACTGCGCGAGCAACGAGCGGCTCATCAACAGAAGAGAGCCCTAGAGCAAG aaAAGTCAAAATCTACCCCAAATCAGATCTCTGGTAAAAGTACTCTGACTTCCTTGCTAACCTCGAATGCAACTACCCCCACTGGACAAAAAACTGTTATTGGAACAAGAAGAATCATTATGACTAAAGGTGCAGATGGCACCACCAGAGTGATAAGTCAACCGATCAGTAGTTCGGGTAAATCAGTTCTGGCATCTGAAGCCGCGAAAATGAGTGCGCCCCCTCAGAAAGATGGTCCACAGAAGGTACAAATAATTAGAGCGCCTGATGGTAAAATTACAGTAAGAGGCTTGTTGCCGGGGCAACAACTAATACAGATGCCCGATGGTAAACTGCACGTGGTTATGCCGGGTCAACAAGGCATCGCAGGGCAACTAGTTGCGGCATCGCCGGCGCCCGTCAAGACCGAAACTGACACACCGTCGACTGATAGTGCCGATAGAAATAATACTCAAATCAAGAATAACTCAGATATCGCTTCATCGACAAGCCGAAACACTGCCCCGACTACGACGCAGACAATAGTATCAAGCGGGCGGCACATCGTAGTTCAGCCAGCTCAGCAAGTGGTCGTTCAGTCGCCGCAGGTGGTGATGCAGAGTCCGCAGCAGGTGGTCGTGCAAGCGGGGGCACGGACGCCGGGCCCTCCTCGCGTCCAGCCCGTGCAGACCATGCTGGTACAAGGCCAACTGATGCAGCGTGCGCCAGCGCCACAACGCACGCCGGCGCCTCGACTCCGCCCTGCGGCCGCGCAACAGATAGTCGTCAACAACCCGGCGCTTGTACAACAAATCGCGGCCGGCAAGATACAACTAGCAACCGTTAATGGCCAACAAGTGCTGATCCGGCCGACGGGCAATAACCAAGCGCAAATCGTCGCGCATATAGGCCAAAGTCCGATGCCGACGCCGGTACCCGCGCTCGCACCCTCCCCTGCCCCTATGCCTTCGCCTGCTCCAGCTCAACCGGCCGCCGCGCGACCTGCACCGCCGCCAGCCGCTTCTCCGGTTCAGCAGCAACTCTCAGAAGACGAAATGACGGAGAAACGGCTTCTGGCGGGACAACCTCCGGGTACCGTCATCAAGACAGTAACCGCACAG GTCATGCAAACCAGCAGTGGACCAAGTATTGTGCTGCAAGGACTCCATGGTTATTCTCTAACACCACAACAATTGGCGCTCGTACAGCACCAAGTGAAACAACAACTATTAAAAG CTCAAGAATCCACAGGAAAACAGGGCATGCTGGGTCCTCGGAAGATGTATTTAGCCGTGCATCCCTCGCCCACCGCTCAGCCGCTGGCACCGACTCCCGCGCCCCTCGCGCCCCTCGCTCCCCTCGCGTCCCTCGTGCCGCCCGTACCCCCGCTCCAG GATGGTAAAGCcgacgataaaaaaatacaacggcCACCTTTATTGAATGGCGAAGATCATGTTGCAGAAGCTGTGAGCCAAAAAGAGGCAATTCCTTCCAAACTTGAGGATATATCTGAAAATAATACCAAAACTGATATAGTTAATGCTGTTCACGGAGGAAATCATAGTCATAATAAATTTGTTCTTACTCCGGATTACATACAACaaa CAATCAAGAGCGCTCTGAAACAGGAGAATTTGAACCCTGAGATAGAGGAGAAATTACTGCAGCTACAAAGGTACCAGGAGAAACAAATGAAACCAGAAGTTCAAGTGGAAAGAGAAGTAAGAGCAATAGCAGTGCGCTCGCCCTCGCCACCACCGCCGCCGCCACGGCGCCGCGGGCCGTCGCGCCATGAAGACGACGACGACGAGTGGGTCGAAATCAGTCCGCGCAAGCGCTCGCGCATGTCGCGCGCGCCTACCCCGCCGCCCACGACCCCTCCGGCCCCCGCGCAGCCATCAGTTCCCGCCCCCACCCCTGCGCCCGCGCCCGTGCCCGCAGCCTCTCCCGTGCGGCCGCCTGCGCGCGTCCCGCCCGTTGTCACCGCGCCGGCCACGCCCACCACGCCCGCGCCCGTCTCCCCGCTCGCCGCGCCAGAAGAACGCCGCCGCGCCGCCTCCACTCACTCCCGCCTTCTTCTCCTCTTCAAACATAAGGAGATGCTCAagaaagatattataaaaaaacgggGCCTACTCGAAAAGGAGCTCGGTGTTGAAATACAG aaggAGCTATCGGCGGAGCTGGCGCTGCGCACGCGTGCGGAGCGGAGCAAGCAGGAGGAGGTACGCGGCGGCACCGGCATACCGGGCGGAGCACCGGGTAGCGTGGGCGGGGGCAAACGCCGCACGGCTTCCATGTCGGCGCGAGACAACAAGCCTTCCAACGCCAAGAAGTCCAGCAAGAAGGAGAAGTTGCTGTGTGTATGTCGCACACCCTATGATAACACCAA GTTCTACGTGGGCTGCGAGCACTGCAGCAACTGGTTCCACGGCGACTGCGTGGGCGTCACGGAGGAAATGAGCAAGAGCATGGAGGAGTACGTGTGTGCGGAGTGCCGCCGCGCGGAAGAGACGCAGGAGCTATACTGCTTGTGCCGGCAACCCTACGACAACTCGCA ATTTTACATCTGCTGTGACCGATGCCAAGATTGGTTTCACGGTCGATGCGTCGGTATCTTGCAGTCCGAGGCCGACAACATCGATGAATACATTTGTCCGAACTGTCAGAAAAACAATTCGGTTAACTTCGCAAATATGAAAGAGCTCACCGCCAAAGACTTCGAAAATCTCAAAAGGCTCATAAAACAGATACAGTTACATAAAAACGCTTGGCCCTTCATGGAGCCAGTTGACCCTAGAGAGGCTCCGACCTATTACAAAGTCATTAAAGAACCAATGG ATTTGCAGACAGTGGAAAGAAAGGTGAACGATCAGACTTATAGTACATTAAGTGATTTTATTGGTGATATGACTAAGATATTTGACAATTGCCGTTACTTTAATCCAAAAGACTCAGAATTTTATAGATGCGCCGAAGGCTTGGAAGCATTTTTTgcgcaaaaaattaaatactttcgAGAAAAGCTATTTGAGTCTACGCAATGA